The following proteins are co-located in the Silene latifolia isolate original U9 population chromosome 1, ASM4854445v1, whole genome shotgun sequence genome:
- the LOC141587588 gene encoding uncharacterized protein LOC141587588 encodes MEVEEEEVHCGVREWIEQKWRDLDARDYGKFMAGCWALWEHRNKVAFEGVAVDPDRVVRRANDVLNEGEGCGAVGGGRKVGRASGEKNEGWRPAPEGSMNLNGDAGVKEVEGVGTRVVCRDSHDTVLWGLSIVWEVEWEPWVVEVVAVLLLLQEAAARGVRVVIVESDCLQVIDAFKERRSGRSVLAQVLDDILIICNSFQSVTWSYTSRVNNSVAHALSHAIPRISSRLVWSNDLPPLANSAALFDLSLLK; translated from the coding sequence ATGGAGGTCGAGGAAGAGGAGGTGCATTGTGGGGTGCGAGAATGGATCGAACAAAAATGGAGGGATTTGGATGCTCGGGATTACGGGAAATTCATGGCGGGGTGTTGGGCGCTTTGGGAACATCGTAACAAGGTAGCCTTTGAAGGCGTTGCAGTAGATCCTGATCGAGTGGTGCGGAGAGCCAATGACGTGCTAAATGAAGGGGAAGGGTGTGGCGCTGTTGGAGGCGGCAGGAAGGTAGGGAGAGCGAGCGGGGAAAAGAATGAGGGGTGGAGGCCGGCACCAGAGGGGAGTATGAATTTAAATGGCGATGCAGGGGTCAAAGAGGTTGAGGGTGTTGGTACGAGGGTTGTGTGTAGAGACAGTCATGACACGGTCTTATGGGGGCTTTCGATTGTGTGGGAGGTAGAGTGGGAACCATGGGTCGTGGAGGTTGTTGCGGTATTACTGTTGTTGCAGGAAGCGGCTGCAAGAGGTGTTCGTGTGGTGATAGTTGAAAGCGACTGTCTGCAGGTCATTGATGCCTTCAAGGAGCGGCGTAGTGGAAGGAGTGTTTTGGCTCAAGTTTTAGACGatattttaattatttgtaataGTTTTCAGTCAGTTACATGGTCGTATACTAGTCGTGTGAACAATAGTGTCGCTCATGCTCTATCTCATGCGATACCTAGGATTTCGAGTAGGCTTGTGTGGTCGAATGATTTACCGCCTTTGGCGAACTCGGCTGCTTTGTTTGATTTATCTTTATTAAAGTAA
- the LOC141587570 gene encoding uncharacterized protein LOC141587570, translating to MIKLWNPAKPMLGNVIDAKEKVFVFRFGSERDKARVLEGQPWHFDKYAWCFNEPNDSGKPTDVPLFHIPIWTRVYDLPVLGRSSVANARNIGSCLGTFIDVEMGQNSELDRAIRIRVMYDIRQPLRTSVPIKMWGGRVINFDVKYERLPIFCYGCGIIGHGEKDC from the coding sequence ATGATTAAGTTGTGGAACCCTGCGAAACCGATGCTTGGTAATGTGATCGACGCGAAGGAGAAAGTCTTTGTTTTTCGATTTGGGTCTGAACGGGATAAAGCTAGGGTTCTCGAAGGGCAACCATGGCACTTCGACAAATATGCATGGTGCTTCAACGAACCAAATGATTCGGGCAAGCCTACAGATGTACCCCTTTTTCATATTCCAATCTGGACCCGAGTGTACGACTTACCTGTACTGGGGCGTTCGAGTGTGGCTAATGCCAGGAACATTGGGTCCTGTTTGGGTACTTTTATCGATGTCGAGATGGGACAGAATAGCGAGCTAGATAGGGCAATCCGTATTCGAGTGATGTACGATATTAGGCAACCATTAAGGACCTCGGTACCAATTAAGATGTGGGGAGGACGTGTGATAAACTTCGATGTTAAATACGAACGCCTCCCTATTTTCTGCTATGGGTGTGGGATAATTGGCCACGGGGAGAAAGACTGTTAG
- the LOC141587598 gene encoding uncharacterized protein LOC141587598 has protein sequence MHVLAWNIRGLNDPLKQQEVLDLMLKNKVEVAGIIETHVREDAIKMRRVLWEDLCKVALEVSFPWICLGDFNVTLTAEERLGSDQVQNEAQVRRKAFKYLESWSKSTNFYPCVQKYWDSHFKGGKISILFQKLRQLKYGLKEVHKKEYSGISDRVRAAKEELLSCQAQAGEDWLNSKLADRINALTHTYVALRTAEMSILKKHAKVLHINLSDTNSRYFYAKIAERKARNTIGVIKDAGGNICTGQQEIVEAFISFYKDLLGSTTDVQPLPTGLFDNGTLSVAQQHFLDKPFTDKEMMDALRSIDRHKSPGVDGYSSGFFIDAWKVVGPDFKEAVAEFFAKCKLPKAANSTLVVLVPKCETPASVIEYKPLSCCTTFYKVISKMLANRIKEVLPEPIGWEQAAFVKDRDLFDNSIPAHELTAKYSRARLTPRCLIKVDIRKAFDSVNWDFLKHSLVHYGFLSRGDLPSVKAVAACLDQFASLSGLTTNPMKTCMYFGGVSRELRDLIMANTGFSEGYFPFRYLGLPLSISRFTESMFQPMLTRMREKIMHWANHNFSYSGKATLINSVTFGIQNFWGASILLLKGIVKKIHKCSGSTAAGYRSL, from the exons ATGCATGTGCTTGCCTGGAATATCAGGGGGCTTAATGACCCTCTGAAACAGCAGGAGGTCTTGGACCTTATGCTGAAGAATAAAGTGGAGGTTGCAGGAATAATTGAGACTCATGTTAGAGAAGATGCAATAAAGATG AGAAGAGTACTGTGGGAGGACTTGTGCAAGGTTGCTCTGGAGGTTTCTTTCCCTTGGATCTGTTTAGGGGACTTTAATGTTACTCTTACTGCTGAGGAGAGACTTGGGAGTGACCAG GTTCAGAATGAGGCTCAGGTGAGAAGGAAAGCTTTTAAATACCTTGAGAGCTGGTCTAAGTCCACCAACTTTTACCCTTGTGTGCAAAAGTACTGGGATAGCCACTTTAAAGGGGGAAAGATTAGCATACTTTTTCAAAAGCTTAGGCAGCTAAAGTATGGGTTAAAGGAGGTCCATAAAAAGGAGTATAGTGGGATAAGTGATAGGGTGAGAGCTGCTAAGGAGGAGCTTCTGTCTTGCCAAGCCCAGGCTGGGGAGGATTGGTTGAACTCCAAGCTGGCTGATAGGATAAATGCTCTAACTCATACTTATGTGGCCCTGAGGACTGCTGAGATGAGTATCCTTAAGAAACATGCTAAGGTTTTGCATATTAACCTGTCTGACACAAATTCTAGATATTTTTATGCAAAAATTGCTGAGAGAAAGGCTAGGAATACTATTGGAGTTATCAAAGATGCTGGGGGTAATATTTGTACTGGGCAACAAGAGATTGTTGAAGCTTTCATAAGCTTCTATAAAGATCTTCTTGGGTCCACTACTGATGTTCAACCTCTTCCTACTGGATTGTTTGACAATGGGACGTTATCAGTGGCTCAGCAACATTTCCTTGATAAGCCATTTACTGACAAGGAGATGATGGATGCCTTAAGATCAATTGATAGGCACAAAAGCCCAGGGGTGGATGGATATAGTTCAGGGTTCTTCATAGATGCTTGGAAGGTTGTTGGGCCTGATTTCAAGGAGGCTGTGGCTGAATTTTTTGCCAAGTGTAAGCTTCCAAAAGCTGCTAACTCGACTTTGGTTGTGCTGGTGCCCAAGTGTGAGACCCCAGCTTCTGTTATAGAGTATAAGCCTCTCTCTTGTTGCACCACATTTTACAAAGTCATTAGTAAAATGCTTGCCAATAGGATAAAAGAGGTGCTTCCTGAGCCGATTGGGTGGGAACAGGCTGCTTTCGTTAAGGATAGGGATCTGTTTGACAATTCTATCCCGGCTCATGAATTAACTGCAAAGTATAGTAGGGCTAGACTTACACCCAGATGTCTTATTAAGGTGGACATCAGGAAAGCCTTTGACTCTGTGAACTGGGACTTTCTCAAGCATAGCCTGGTGCATTATGGGTTTCTTAGCAG GGGAGACCTCCCATCTGTAAAAGCTGTAGCTGCCTGTCTGGATCAGTTTGCTAGCTTATCTGGGCTCACAACTAACCCCATGAAGACTTGCATGTATTTTGGTGGTGTTTCCAGGGAGCTTAGGGACCTGATTATGGCTAACACTGGGTTTAGTGAAGGATATTTCCCCTTTAGGTACCTTGGCCTCCCCCTTTCAATTTCTAGGTTTACTGAGAGTATGTTCCAGCCTATGTTGACTAGAATGCGAGAAAAAATTATGCATTGGGCTAATCATAATTTCAGTTACTCTGGAAAAGCTACTCTGATAAACTCTGTGACTTTTGGTATCCAAAACTTTTGGGGAGCAAGCATCCTTCTCCTCAAGGGGATTGTTAAGAAGATTCACaagtgttccgg